The Desulfovibrio sp. JC022 genomic sequence CATGGACATGGCTCTCGGTTGCTCCACCAACACCGTGCTGCACCTGCCCGCCATTTTCAACGAAGCAGGCCTGAATCTGGACCTGACCGTATTTGATGAAATCAGCCGCAACACCCCCAACCTGTGTAAACTTTCCCCGGCCGGTCCCGATCACATCGAGGACCTGAACACAGCAGGCGGCATTCAGGGCGTTATGGCCGAACTTTCCAAGACCGGACGTATCGAGCTTGATCCTATGACAGTTACCGGTAAGTCTGTAGGTGATAACCTCAAGGAATTAAGCGCAGGAATCACCGATCATAACATAGTACGTCCGGTTGATGATCCTTATTCCAAGGAAGGCGGTATCGCTGTTCTGTTCGGTAATATTGCCGAGGACGGCTGCGTAGTTAAGCAGTCCGCTGTGGCACCTGAAATGATGAAGCGCACCTGCAACGCCAAGGTCTACAATTCCGAAGAAGAAGCTGTTGAAGCGATTCTCGGCAACCAGATCGTTAAAGGCGACGCTGTAGTAATTCTTTATGAAGGTCCCAAGGGCGGACCGGGCATGCGTGAAATGCTGACCCCCACTTCTGCCATCGCAGGTATGGGTCTGGGCGCAGATGTAGCCCTGATCACTGACGGACGTTTTTCCGGCGGTACCCGCGGCGCAGCCATCGGGCATGTTTCCCCGGAAGCGGCTTCCGGCGGTGCCATCGGGCTGGTTCAAACCGGCGATGTAATTGAAATCAACATCCCCGAACGGTCCATCAACGTAAAGCTCGATGAAGGTGAACTTGAAAAACGCCGTGCTGTATTCAAGCCCATTGAAAAGGAAATGCCCTCCGCATTCCTCAAGCGTTACAGTCAGAACGTAACTTCAGCATCAACTGGTGCTGTTTATAAAAAGTAATTTGCCTCCGGCGGCTGGGGAAGGTCTTATTAAGTAAGAATTTCTCTGTTTGTCATATCGAGTAGTGTATTTTGGGCGTCTGTTTATTAAGCAATCACTCACTTTCTTTTTCCTGTATGGGGTAATTTTTAAAAGGGCGGACCTGAGTTGGGTAACTCAGGTCCGCCCTCGTTGGTATTTCTCCTTCCTGTGTTTGTGGATTTATTTATTAAATCAATAACTAACAGGAGAAAGTGACAATGAAAATTGCAAGTTTAAAAGGTGGAAATGTTTTAACGGGACAGGGTTTCGAAGGATTGCTCGGTGCTGAAAAAGAGCAGATGATAAGCCCGGAACTGGAAAGATTAAGCTTGCGGGAGAGTCTTGATCCTGCACTGCTTCAGCGTGCCCGGGATCGGGAGGA encodes the following:
- the ilvD gene encoding dihydroxy-acid dehydratase, producing MRSKKMTGGLEKAPHRSLLYALGMSKDEVNRPLIGICNAANEIIPGHVHLHTITRAVKDGVRLAGGVPMEFPAIGVCDGLAMNHAGMRYSLPSREIIADSIEIMATAHPFDALVLIPNCDKIVPGMLMAALRLNIPTIVISGGPMLAGRKDGKKVDLITVFEGVGQVKTGNMTEDELTVLEQSACPTCGSCSGMFTANSMNCLSETIGLALPGNGTIPAVMAERTRLAKAAGSQIMTLLEKDIKPRDIVTEQSLKNAVTMDMALGCSTNTVLHLPAIFNEAGLNLDLTVFDEISRNTPNLCKLSPAGPDHIEDLNTAGGIQGVMAELSKTGRIELDPMTVTGKSVGDNLKELSAGITDHNIVRPVDDPYSKEGGIAVLFGNIAEDGCVVKQSAVAPEMMKRTCNAKVYNSEEEAVEAILGNQIVKGDAVVILYEGPKGGPGMREMLTPTSAIAGMGLGADVALITDGRFSGGTRGAAIGHVSPEAASGGAIGLVQTGDVIEINIPERSINVKLDEGELEKRRAVFKPIEKEMPSAFLKRYSQNVTSASTGAVYKK